A single Thermosynechococcus vestitus BP-1 DNA region contains:
- the malQ gene encoding 4-alpha-glucanotransferase — protein sequence MHFPRSCGLLLHPTSLPGGHGIGELGTAAREFLEFLVASDQQYWQVLPLGPTGFGNSPYMCYSAMAGNPLLISLEEVAKAGWLTEADLGQITLENRDRVDFDAVISQKLPLLRLAAQRFQSQATPGDWQAFRDFQALAHYWLPNYALFMAIKDHHQGQPWYEWPAPLRDREPTALAAIQVVLKDRIFEYEFQQFLFYQQWHALKEAANQQGIQIIGDIPIYVAHDSVDVWAFPQFFELNPETGAAALMAGVPPDYFSATGQLWGNPIYNWKALAADGYSWWIERFRALLAYVDIIRVDHFRGFQAYWQVPEGEKTAVNGQWQPGPGAAFFEALQAALGRLPILAEDLGDITPDVIALRDQFQFPGMKILQFAFGGGSDNPFLPFNQERNCVVYTGTHDNDTTVGWYRNLSNWERQRFIDYLGYTPSEPHWALIRMALGTVANQAIIPVQDLLGLDSHARMNFPGTDQGNWAWRLTPGQLTPELAAHLRHLVHLFGRQAPPRPQPGEAEAGTLGMEKQP from the coding sequence ATGCACTTTCCCCGCTCCTGTGGTTTACTGCTCCATCCCACCTCCCTTCCCGGCGGTCACGGCATTGGTGAGTTGGGTACCGCTGCCCGTGAGTTCTTGGAATTTTTAGTGGCCAGTGATCAGCAGTACTGGCAGGTGCTGCCCCTAGGCCCCACCGGCTTTGGCAATTCCCCCTATATGTGCTATTCGGCTATGGCGGGTAACCCACTGCTGATTAGCTTGGAGGAAGTCGCAAAAGCGGGTTGGTTAACGGAGGCGGATCTAGGGCAGATTACCCTTGAGAATCGCGATCGCGTGGATTTCGACGCTGTGATTAGCCAGAAGCTGCCGCTCCTACGCCTGGCGGCGCAACGTTTCCAGAGTCAGGCTACCCCAGGAGACTGGCAGGCCTTCCGGGACTTCCAAGCCCTTGCCCACTACTGGCTGCCCAACTATGCCCTCTTTATGGCAATTAAGGACCACCACCAGGGACAGCCGTGGTATGAATGGCCCGCTCCTTTGCGCGATCGCGAGCCCACCGCCCTTGCCGCTATCCAAGTGGTTCTCAAAGACCGCATTTTTGAGTACGAATTTCAGCAATTTCTCTTTTACCAGCAGTGGCACGCCCTCAAGGAGGCCGCCAACCAACAGGGGATTCAAATTATCGGTGATATTCCCATTTACGTTGCCCACGACAGTGTAGATGTTTGGGCCTTTCCCCAATTTTTTGAGCTGAATCCAGAAACCGGTGCCGCTGCCCTGATGGCCGGTGTGCCCCCGGATTACTTCAGTGCTACAGGACAACTCTGGGGCAATCCCATTTACAACTGGAAAGCCCTTGCGGCCGATGGCTACTCTTGGTGGATTGAGCGCTTCCGTGCCCTCCTCGCCTATGTGGACATTATCCGTGTCGATCACTTTCGTGGCTTTCAGGCCTACTGGCAAGTGCCGGAAGGGGAGAAAACAGCTGTCAACGGCCAATGGCAACCAGGTCCTGGTGCTGCCTTCTTCGAAGCTTTGCAAGCGGCCTTGGGACGACTGCCTATTCTAGCGGAGGATTTGGGGGATATTACCCCCGATGTCATTGCCCTGCGGGATCAGTTTCAGTTTCCGGGGATGAAAATTCTCCAGTTTGCCTTTGGCGGTGGTTCGGATAATCCGTTTTTGCCCTTTAATCAAGAGCGCAACTGTGTGGTGTATACCGGCACCCACGACAACGACACAACTGTGGGCTGGTATCGTAACCTCAGTAACTGGGAACGGCAGCGTTTTATTGACTATTTGGGCTATACCCCCAGCGAGCCCCACTGGGCCTTGATTCGCATGGCCTTGGGAACCGTTGCCAACCAAGCCATTATTCCCGTTCAAGACCTGCTCGGCCTCGATAGCCATGCCCGCATGAATTTTCCCGGTACTGACCAAGGCAACTGGGCGTGGCGGCTGACTCCTGGGCAACTCACCCCTGAACTTGCCGCTCATTTGAGGCACCTGGTGCACCTCTTTGGCCGTCAAGCGCCCCCCAGACCTCAGCCTGGTGAAGCCGAGGCAGGAACCCTCGGAATGGAGAAGCAGCCCTAA
- a CDS encoding pentapeptide repeat-containing protein encodes MNPQELLKRYASGERDFNRASLTNGEFINADLRGIILSRADMEWVNLSGANLSGAVLCGAEIINAMLIKAELVDANLAGANLSRSDLSWANLTRANLSRAELSETTLRGTVLQGANLSRVDLANADLRGLPLDGVNLSGANLQGANLHGTELKQANLTRVDLIQADVSNANLSGANLSGANLSGANLTAANLTGANLSRVDLTEVKLTAANLAQANLVGAELAKADLSSLELSDVNLSGANLSGANLSHTNLSRADLSGANLRGANLSHAKLVGTNLRGANLEGANLQGALLDHADLSQTDLRSANLSGLVFNGVKLRGANLSGANLREVELTEANFSRADLVEANLSRARLVGANLSRATLSEANLSRARLVGANLSRATFSGTFLGTVDLSGVNLSGADLGDANLSGSNLSRADLTRANLTAADMSGANLSEVDLRGTIMPDGRRRS; translated from the coding sequence ATGAATCCCCAAGAGTTGTTAAAGCGCTACGCCAGCGGTGAACGGGACTTTAACCGTGCCAGTTTGACAAATGGCGAGTTTATCAACGCTGATCTACGGGGGATTATTCTCTCCCGTGCCGACATGGAGTGGGTCAACCTGAGCGGTGCAAATCTCAGTGGCGCCGTGCTGTGTGGCGCAGAAATCATCAATGCCATGCTCATCAAAGCAGAATTGGTGGATGCCAACCTCGCTGGCGCAAACTTGAGTCGTAGCGATCTTAGTTGGGCAAACCTGACACGAGCTAATCTCAGCCGCGCTGAATTGAGTGAAACTACACTGCGGGGAACAGTCCTTCAGGGGGCAAACCTTTCCCGTGTGGATTTAGCCAATGCGGATCTGCGGGGATTGCCCCTGGACGGCGTTAACCTTTCAGGAGCAAATTTACAGGGCGCCAATTTACATGGAACAGAGCTAAAGCAGGCAAACCTGACCCGTGTGGATTTAATTCAGGCCGATGTTAGCAATGCCAATCTCAGTGGCGCGAACCTCAGCGGTGCCAATCTGAGTGGTGCTAATTTAACAGCGGCAAATCTTACCGGTGCCAATCTCAGTCGCGTTGATCTCACGGAAGTCAAGCTCACCGCAGCCAACCTTGCTCAGGCCAACCTTGTCGGCGCCGAACTGGCAAAGGCGGATTTGTCGTCCCTAGAGCTATCGGATGTCAACCTCAGTGGTGCCAATCTTAGTGGCGCGAACCTGAGTCATACCAACCTGAGCCGTGCGGATCTCAGTGGGGCAAATTTGCGGGGCGCCAACCTCAGCCATGCCAAACTGGTGGGCACCAATCTGCGGGGAGCGAATCTCGAAGGGGCAAATTTGCAGGGGGCATTGCTGGATCATGCGGATTTGAGTCAAACGGATCTACGCAGTGCCAATCTCAGTGGCCTAGTCTTTAATGGGGTGAAGTTGCGGGGGGCTAATCTCAGCGGTGCCAATCTCCGCGAGGTGGAGTTAACGGAAGCTAACTTTAGCCGTGCTGACTTGGTAGAAGCCAATCTCAGCCGCGCCCGCTTGGTGGGAGCCAACCTGAGTCGGGCGACCCTCTCCGAAGCAAACCTGAGCCGCGCCCGCTTGGTGGGAGCCAACCTGAGCCGGGCAACCTTTAGCGGCACCTTCCTGGGAACCGTAGATCTCAGCGGTGTTAACTTGAGTGGGGCAGACTTAGGGGATGCTAACCTCTCAGGCTCTAACCTGTCGCGAGCCGATTTGACGCGAGCCAACCTGACTGCTGCGGATATGAGTGGTGCCAATCTGAGTGAAGTGGATTTGCGGGGCACGATTATGCCCGATGGCCGACGGCGATCTTAG
- a CDS encoding DegT/DnrJ/EryC1/StrS family aminotransferase, whose product MMETSAPDAVMDIIPILDLKAQYQSLQPDIDRAVARVLASGQFILGPEVQAFEEEVAAYLGVRHAVAVNSGTDALVISLRSLGVGPGDEVITTPFSFFATAEAISLVGARPVFVDVELDSFNLDPSKVAAAITPRTKVILPVHLFGRPAAMGGMMELAQAHGLAILEDCAQSFGARYCPPCKNCPCERATQEALAHRFTGAIGTMGAFSFFPTKNLGAYGDGGLITTNDEELAERSRMLRVHGSRQRYHHEMIGYNSRLDSLQAAILRVKLPHIDRWNQQRRRVAQTYNQALAGLEAVVTPAVSAGHVFHQYTIRVLNGQRDALAAYLKEAGISSMIYYPIPQDHCPMYKGQSPPNPVSDRLASEVLSLPIWPELSDATIEYIAATIRQFFHRS is encoded by the coding sequence ATGATGGAAACCTCTGCGCCCGATGCTGTTATGGACATCATTCCCATTCTGGACCTCAAAGCCCAATATCAATCCCTCCAACCAGACATCGATCGCGCAGTTGCCCGGGTACTCGCATCAGGTCAGTTCATTCTAGGGCCAGAGGTACAGGCCTTTGAGGAAGAGGTGGCCGCCTATTTAGGGGTGCGCCATGCGGTAGCAGTTAATTCAGGAACAGATGCACTGGTGATTTCCCTGCGCAGTTTGGGGGTGGGGCCTGGGGATGAGGTGATTACAACCCCCTTTTCGTTTTTTGCCACAGCGGAGGCAATTAGTTTGGTGGGTGCCCGCCCCGTTTTTGTAGATGTGGAATTGGACTCCTTTAACCTTGATCCCAGTAAAGTTGCTGCAGCGATTACCCCTCGCACTAAGGTGATTTTGCCTGTGCATTTATTTGGCCGACCGGCAGCGATGGGAGGAATGATGGAACTTGCTCAGGCCCATGGGTTAGCGATCCTTGAGGATTGTGCCCAGTCCTTTGGGGCCCGCTATTGCCCGCCCTGTAAAAATTGTCCCTGTGAAAGGGCAACTCAAGAAGCCTTGGCCCATCGGTTCACGGGCGCGATCGGTACCATGGGTGCCTTTTCCTTTTTCCCCACCAAGAATTTGGGTGCCTATGGTGATGGCGGTCTAATTACCACCAATGATGAGGAGTTAGCAGAGCGATCGCGGATGCTGCGGGTTCACGGCTCCCGTCAACGCTACCACCACGAAATGATTGGCTATAATTCCCGTTTGGATAGCCTCCAGGCAGCAATTCTACGGGTGAAGCTGCCCCATATCGATCGCTGGAATCAACAGCGACGGCGAGTTGCCCAAACCTATAACCAAGCCTTGGCGGGTCTTGAGGCAGTGGTGACCCCAGCCGTGTCTGCGGGGCATGTGTTTCACCAATATACGATTCGGGTGCTCAATGGCCAGCGGGATGCGCTGGCGGCTTACCTAAAGGAGGCTGGCATTAGTTCCATGATTTACTACCCGATTCCCCAAGATCACTGTCCAATGTACAAGGGGCAATCTCCTCCCAATCCTGTGAGCGATCGCCTTGCCAGCGAGGTTCTTAGCCTACCCATTTGGCCTGAATTAAGCGATGCCACCATTGAGTATATTGCGGCAACCATTCGTCAGTTTTTTCACCGGTCCTGA
- a CDS encoding 2-hydroxyacid dehydrogenase — MKVAVFSAKSYDRQFLDAANAAQGHPHLLTYYDVLLRPKTAALVEGHDAICAFVNDDLGAQTLERLAELGVRLVTLRCTGFNNVDLATAARLGITVTRVSVYSPYSVAEHTVGLMLMLNRKLHRAYNRVRDDNFSLEGLMGFDLHGCTVGIIGTGKIGQIVAQILHGFGCHLYGYDPYPSQAFREIGTYTTLETLLAASEIITLHCPLLPENEHLINATTIAQMKRGVMLINTSRGKLVDTKAVIEGIKSGQIGYLGIDVYEEEDSLFFQDLSDTVIQDDTFQLLQSFPNVVITAHQAFFTRNALTDIARTTIENLTCFEQGLPLANEVKQASP; from the coding sequence ATGAAGGTTGCGGTGTTTAGTGCGAAATCCTACGATCGCCAGTTTTTGGATGCTGCCAATGCGGCTCAAGGGCATCCCCATCTCCTGACCTATTACGATGTGCTGTTGCGCCCTAAAACGGCTGCCCTAGTCGAGGGGCACGATGCAATCTGCGCCTTTGTCAATGACGATCTTGGGGCACAGACCCTAGAACGACTAGCAGAGTTGGGGGTGCGTCTGGTCACCCTGCGCTGTACGGGCTTTAACAATGTGGATTTGGCCACGGCGGCCCGCTTAGGCATAACGGTCACCCGCGTCAGTGTCTATTCCCCTTATTCCGTGGCTGAACATACGGTGGGACTGATGCTGATGCTCAACCGCAAACTCCACCGTGCCTACAACCGGGTGCGCGATGATAACTTTTCCCTAGAGGGACTAATGGGCTTTGACCTCCATGGTTGTACCGTTGGCATTATTGGCACAGGTAAAATTGGCCAAATTGTTGCCCAGATTCTGCATGGTTTTGGCTGCCACCTCTACGGTTACGATCCCTATCCCAGTCAAGCTTTTAGGGAGATCGGTACCTACACAACCTTAGAGACACTGCTGGCGGCATCCGAGATTATTACTCTCCATTGCCCCTTACTTCCCGAAAATGAACACCTGATCAATGCCACTACGATCGCCCAAATGAAGCGGGGCGTCATGTTAATCAATACCAGTCGCGGCAAACTGGTGGACACCAAAGCCGTGATTGAGGGCATTAAAAGCGGCCAAATTGGTTATCTGGGCATCGATGTCTATGAAGAGGAAGATTCCCTCTTTTTCCAAGACCTCTCGGACACCGTCATCCAAGACGACACCTTCCAACTCCTGCAATCCTTCCCCAATGTGGTGATTACTGCCCACCAAGCCTTCTTTACCCGCAATGCTCTCACGGATATTGCCCGTACCACGATTGAAAATTTGACCTGTTTTGAGCAAGGCCTGCCCCTAGCAAACGAAGTGAAACAGGCTTCACCCTGA